The stretch of DNA GTATCTTCAAGTTTTCCGACCGGGCGAACACCTTCCCGCAGCCGGGGAACGGGCACGGGAACGGCTTCTCCCCGGTGTGCACCCGAATGTGGTTCACCAGTTTGTATTTCGCCTTGAACGGCTTGCTCTCCCGGACGCAGTCCTCCCAGAAGCAGATGTGGTTGGTCTGCTCCGGTCCGCCGACGTGCTCCACCGAGACGTGCGTGACCAGCTCGTGCATGGTGCTGAAAGTTTTGTTGCAGCTCTTCTTCGGGTTGCTGAGCTGCTCGGGGTCGATCCACTTGCAGATGAGCTCCTGCTTGATGCACTGCTGCCGCATGTAGCGGAAGAAGGCACCGGGGTGGTGGTGGGCTGCCATGTTCATCCCCATGTTCATATTCATGGAGCCGTACTGGTTGTGCAGCTGCGCGGCCGAGTACGGGTCGGTCCGCGGGCTGGAGACCTGGTGGTACTGCTCGGAGCGTCCGAAAACCTCCCCGGGTAGTCCGAGCCTCATTTGCCCGTTGAGCACGTTCGGGGAGCCGTGGGACCCGTGCTGGTCGTGGATCCCGGGGAACAGAATGTGGCCTTGAGTGTCTGTATGGGAGTGATGCAGGGACCCCGCCGCGGGGCCAAAAATAGCGTGCTGGCCGCTCGCCGGAGAGGACTCTGCGAAGCCGCGGCTGCGAAAGAGAAAGTCCCTGGTGGAGTTGAACGGCGAGCTCGCGTACGACGTGACATGGGCGGCGTGAGCGCCGAGCGCCGCGGCGGGGTAGCCCGGCGCCTGGCTGGTGAAGGCAGAGCTCTGTCCCGGGGAGAGGTCGTGGTTGAGCTTAAACGCGCCCATGTGCGCGGAGTCCACGAAGCTGTTCTGGGCCAAACTCAAGTCTCTCTCCTGCATCTCGCTCGCCGAGTGATGCCTGGCAAACGACCCCACTCCCAGTCCGGGGAACTGGTGACCGGCATCCAGTAACATTATTtcagcagttgttgttgttgatgatgatgttgttgttgatgatgatgatgatgatggttggaATCAAATCAAGGGCTATGCGGCGAGTAAGTTAAAGAACAAAAATCAAATGGTGGTGAGCAACGATTCAACTTCCAAACCTTGGAGACATGGTACCAGGCGAG from Cyclopterus lumpus isolate fCycLum1 chromosome 21, fCycLum1.pri, whole genome shotgun sequence encodes:
- the zic2a gene encoding zinc finger protein ZIC 2a, whose protein sequence is MLLDAGHQFPGLGVGSFARHHSASEMQERDLSLAQNSFVDSAHMGAFKLNHDLSPGQSSAFTSQAPGYPAAALGAHAAHVTSYASSPFNSTRDFLFRSRGFAESSPASGQHAIFGPAAGSLHHSHTDTQGHILFPGIHDQHGSHGSPNVLNGQMRLGLPGEVFGRSEQYHQVSSPRTDPYSAAQLHNQYGSMNMNMGMNMAAHHHPGAFFRYMRQQCIKQELICKWIDPEQLSNPKKSCNKTFSTMHELVTHVSVEHVGGPEQTNHICFWEDCVRESKPFKAKYKLVNHIRVHTGEKPFPCPFPGCGKVFARSENLKIHKRTHTGEKPFQCEFEGCDRRFANSSDRKKHMHVHTSDKPYLCKMCDKSYTHPSSLRKHMKVHEASPPASESSPAASSGYESSTPPGLVSPTTEPQSNTTLSPASAVHNTTSHSGLSSNFSEWYV